One Pantoea trifolii DNA segment encodes these proteins:
- the nac gene encoding nitrogen assimilation transcriptional regulator NAC, which yields MNLRRLKYFVKIVDIGSLTQAAEVLHIAQPALSQQVATLENELDQQLLIRTKRGVTPTEAGKILYAHARTILRQCEQAQTAVINAGQALNGQVSIGLAPGTAASSLTMPLLQTVREQFPDVLVYLHENSGTSLNEKVMNGQLDMAVLYDRAPTAGINSIPLMKEELYLVGATACPGSTVDLADVAQMSLFLPRDYSAVRKRVDEAFSLRRLSARIIGEIESISTLTAAVSSGMGVTVLPESAARALVSSTHAWMARINSPSLNLPLSLNISARLPLSPSAQAVKNILLSLVNKPAVEDRELMLVG from the coding sequence ATGAATTTAAGACGACTCAAGTATTTTGTAAAAATCGTCGATATCGGCAGCCTGACTCAGGCAGCAGAAGTGCTGCACATCGCGCAGCCTGCGCTTAGCCAGCAGGTCGCTACGCTGGAAAATGAACTCGATCAGCAATTGCTGATCCGCACCAAGCGCGGCGTGACGCCGACTGAAGCCGGTAAAATTCTGTATGCCCACGCCCGCACCATTCTGCGCCAGTGTGAACAGGCGCAAACGGCAGTCATCAACGCCGGCCAGGCACTGAACGGCCAGGTTTCCATTGGTTTAGCGCCGGGCACTGCCGCATCCTCGCTTACCATGCCGCTGTTGCAGACGGTGCGTGAGCAGTTCCCGGATGTGCTGGTGTATCTGCATGAAAACAGCGGCACCTCGCTGAATGAAAAAGTGATGAACGGCCAGCTGGACATGGCGGTGCTGTACGATCGTGCGCCAACAGCGGGCATCAACAGCATTCCCCTCATGAAAGAAGAGCTCTATCTGGTGGGCGCTACGGCATGTCCGGGGTCGACTGTCGATCTGGCGGACGTGGCGCAGATGAGCCTGTTCCTGCCACGCGACTACAGCGCGGTGCGTAAACGTGTCGATGAAGCGTTCTCGCTGCGTCGTTTAAGCGCACGCATCATCGGCGAAATCGAATCGATCTCCACGCTGACGGCGGCGGTATCCAGCGGCATGGGCGTCACGGTGCTGCCAGAATCTGCGGCGCGTGCGCTGGTGAGTTCCACCCATGCGTGGATGGCGCGGATTAACAGTCCATCGCTGAATCTGCCGCTGTCGCTGAACATCTCGGCGCGTCTGCCGCTGTCGCCATCGGCGCAGGCGGTGAAGAATATTCTGCTGTCGCTCGTGAATAAGCCAGCGGTAGAGGATCGTGAATTGATGTTGGTGGGATGA
- a CDS encoding ABC transporter permease: MNRYMLFLIARRAGAGILTLLIVSAVVFFITSLLPGDAAQMILGQNATPETVAALRQQLGLDQPLLVRYFSWLTGMLQGDFGTSFASHLPVLQLVEQRIPATLELAGITTVICVPLALIIGIVAAMNRGSALDRFLVISTMATVAVPEFLVATVAVLIFAVKLHWVSAMSFGSPDMDVISYLKAYALPVLTLCCVLVAQMARMTRSAIINQLDSPYLEMALLKGVSPLRAVLRHALPNAVGPIANAISLSLSYLFGGVIIIESIFSYPGLASALVDAVSNRDLPVVQLCVMLFAACYLVLLLAADILTIAFNPKWRS, encoded by the coding sequence ATGAATCGATACATGTTGTTCCTGATTGCCCGGCGCGCAGGCGCAGGCATCCTGACCTTGCTTATCGTCTCGGCGGTGGTGTTCTTTATCACCAGCCTGCTGCCCGGCGACGCTGCGCAGATGATTCTCGGGCAAAACGCCACGCCGGAAACGGTGGCGGCGTTGCGCCAGCAGCTGGGACTCGATCAACCGCTACTGGTGCGCTACTTCAGCTGGCTTACCGGCATGTTGCAGGGTGATTTTGGCACCTCGTTCGCCAGCCATCTGCCGGTGTTGCAGTTGGTGGAGCAGCGCATTCCCGCCACGCTGGAGTTAGCCGGCATCACCACGGTGATCTGCGTGCCGCTGGCGCTGATTATCGGCATTGTGGCGGCAATGAATCGCGGTTCGGCGCTGGATCGTTTTCTGGTGATCAGCACCATGGCAACCGTTGCGGTGCCGGAGTTTTTGGTAGCCACGGTGGCGGTGCTGATCTTCGCAGTAAAACTGCATTGGGTGTCGGCGATGTCGTTCGGCAGCCCGGACATGGACGTCATCAGCTACCTCAAAGCCTACGCGCTACCGGTGTTAACCCTGTGCTGCGTGCTGGTGGCGCAGATGGCGCGCATGACGCGCTCCGCCATCATCAACCAGCTCGACAGCCCGTATCTGGAGATGGCGCTGCTGAAAGGCGTTTCGCCGCTGCGTGCGGTGCTGCGTCACGCGCTGCCGAATGCGGTCGGGCCGATTGCCAACGCCATCTCGCTCAGCCTGTCGTATCTGTTCGGTGGCGTGATCATCATCGAATCCATCTTTAGCTATCCCGGTCTGGCGAGTGCGCTGGTGGATGCGGTGAGCAACCGCGATCTGCCGGTGGTGCAGCTGTGCGTCATGCTGTTCGCCGCCTGTTATCTGGTGCTGCTGCTGGCGGCCGATATCCTCACCATCGCCTTTAACCCGAAATGGAGAAGCTGA
- a CDS encoding haloacid dehalogenase type II: MALFKPKFITFDCYGTLINFDMAGAAERCFKDRVSAQEMLAFTTDFARYRFDEVLGAWKPYYDVVSDAIQRTCKKWGVAWSQADSDFIYTDCATWGPHSDVPAGLAKVAKEFPLVLLTNSMNDLIPHHVPRLGAPIHMTITAEEVGAYKPQMKGFEYMLDKLNCGPEEILHVSSSLRYDLMTCYDMGIKNKVWVNRGHDPANPAYQYTEINDIGGLPAVVGL, translated from the coding sequence ATGGCACTGTTTAAACCGAAATTCATCACTTTTGATTGCTACGGCACCCTGATCAATTTTGACATGGCAGGCGCAGCCGAACGCTGCTTCAAAGATCGTGTTTCTGCGCAGGAGATGCTGGCATTCACCACCGATTTCGCCCGCTACCGTTTTGACGAAGTGCTCGGCGCGTGGAAGCCGTATTACGACGTGGTCAGCGATGCCATTCAGCGCACCTGCAAAAAGTGGGGCGTGGCGTGGAGCCAGGCGGACAGCGACTTTATCTACACCGATTGCGCCACATGGGGTCCGCATTCCGACGTGCCCGCCGGTTTAGCCAAAGTAGCCAAAGAGTTCCCGCTGGTGCTGCTCACTAACTCGATGAACGATTTGATCCCGCATCACGTGCCGCGTCTGGGCGCGCCAATCCATATGACCATCACCGCCGAAGAAGTCGGCGCCTACAAGCCGCAGATGAAAGGCTTCGAGTACATGCTCGACAAGCTGAACTGCGGCCCGGAAGAGATTCTGCATGTCTCCTCCAGCCTGCGTTATGACCTGATGACCTGTTACGACATGGGCATCAAAAACAAGGTGTGGGTTAATCGCGGTCACGATCCCGCCAATCCGGCGTATCAATACACCGAAATCAACGATATCGGCGGTCTGCCCGCTGTGGTTGGACTCTAA
- a CDS encoding aldehyde dehydrogenase family protein — protein sequence MLSFDPEKVLLPAGHYIGGQHLKTAGARFAVKRPSDGKVYAELTEAQIEDVDRAVTTAHQALKTSGWRTCAPRERGKIMRRWADLIENDPLLAQLESLGSTRPISDVMQHEIPFTAEAIRFYAECADKYSGDLFPTQESSLGMLIAEPYGVIGAITPWNFPLSMASWKCGPALAAGNAVVLKPSELTPFSTVRMAELAVQAGLPAGVLNIVQGSGAVTGNALVTHPLVRKVSFTGSTLTGARIMGDIAQHGMKPVTLELGGKSPQLVFDDAGDIDVLAQRILRGFTANGGQACVAGTRLIVQRGIAQPLLERLVALCQQPRPGVTWQESSRYAPLIDARQGNKVASVIADAKAQGAEVLVGGERFADTAEGWFWQPTLLCGVTHDNPAVQQEIFGPVLTVQQFDDEEEGLALAAHETYGLCAGVHTLSLPRALRAVRALESGTVWVNRYGRSGDFIIPTGGFLGSGIGKDLGRQAFQACQRQKSVLIDF from the coding sequence ATGTTAAGTTTCGACCCTGAAAAAGTTTTACTTCCTGCCGGTCATTATATTGGCGGGCAACATTTAAAAACGGCGGGCGCGCGTTTTGCCGTTAAACGTCCGTCCGATGGCAAAGTCTATGCCGAACTCACCGAAGCGCAGATTGAAGATGTTGATCGCGCCGTCACCACGGCGCATCAGGCGCTGAAAACCAGCGGCTGGCGCACCTGTGCGCCGCGTGAGCGCGGCAAAATCATGCGTCGCTGGGCCGACCTGATTGAGAACGATCCGTTACTGGCGCAGCTTGAATCGCTCGGCTCCACGCGACCCATCAGCGACGTGATGCAGCACGAAATTCCCTTCACCGCCGAAGCCATTCGCTTCTACGCCGAGTGCGCCGACAAATACAGTGGCGACCTGTTCCCCACCCAGGAAAGCAGCCTCGGCATGCTGATTGCTGAGCCGTACGGCGTGATCGGCGCAATTACCCCGTGGAATTTCCCGCTGTCGATGGCGTCATGGAAATGTGGTCCGGCGCTGGCAGCAGGAAATGCTGTGGTGCTGAAACCTTCGGAGCTGACGCCGTTCTCCACCGTGCGCATGGCCGAACTGGCGGTACAGGCCGGTTTACCGGCGGGCGTACTAAATATCGTTCAGGGCAGCGGCGCGGTAACTGGCAACGCGCTGGTCACCCATCCGCTAGTGCGCAAAGTCTCCTTTACCGGTTCCACGCTGACCGGCGCACGCATCATGGGCGATATCGCGCAGCACGGCATGAAACCGGTCACGCTGGAGCTGGGCGGTAAAAGCCCGCAGCTGGTGTTCGACGATGCCGGTGATATCGACGTGTTAGCGCAGCGTATTCTGCGCGGCTTCACCGCCAACGGCGGTCAGGCGTGCGTCGCCGGAACCCGTTTGATTGTGCAGCGCGGCATTGCGCAGCCGTTGCTGGAGAGATTGGTCGCGCTCTGTCAGCAGCCGCGTCCGGGCGTGACCTGGCAGGAGAGCAGCCGCTATGCGCCGCTGATCGATGCGCGTCAGGGCAACAAAGTGGCGTCAGTAATCGCCGATGCCAAAGCACAGGGCGCGGAAGTGCTGGTCGGCGGCGAACGCTTTGCCGACACCGCAGAAGGCTGGTTCTGGCAGCCAACGCTGCTGTGCGGTGTTACCCACGATAATCCGGCGGTGCAGCAGGAAATTTTTGGTCCGGTGCTCACCGTGCAACAGTTTGACGACGAAGAGGAAGGGCTGGCGCTGGCGGCACACGAAACCTACGGCCTGTGCGCCGGCGTGCATACGCTGAGTCTGCCGCGTGCGCTGCGTGCGGTGCGCGCGCTGGAATCCGGCACCGTGTGGGTCAATCGCTATGGCCGCTCCGGCGATTTCATTATTCCAACCGGTGGCTTCCTTGGCTCGGGCATTGGCAAGGATCTGGGACGTCAGGCATTCCAGGCCTGTCAGCGCCAGAAGAGCGTGTTAATCGATTTCTAA
- a CDS encoding NAD(P)/FAD-dependent oxidoreductase — translation MKLESFWQATAPTFSGAATGALPSTAEVVVIGGGFTGVSTALNLARSGINVVLLESGEVMSQASARNGGHCNTGVAQNFASLVESQGIEQASRFYRAYDDAVSYVEQLVREEQIDCDFRLCGKLKLASKASHFPGLRSAWQMMRDTVDPEIELISKDEIRREVGSDAFHGGLLQKRGGQMHMGKFGIGLAEAAARSGAKIFPHHAVTGLTRLDGYRHRVSTAQGEIIADKVMMATGVSNEGPFPWFQRRIVPVGSFIVVTEPLGDELINQVLPQDRTYVTSLNIGNYFRTTSDRRLVFGGRARFAVSNPTSDTRSGDVLRAAMTALFPQLGKSRIDYCWGGMVDMTADRLPHAGEQDGVFYSMGYSGHGTQMSVWMGRVMADLLAEKRNENPWQRDTWPALPGYHGKPWFLPLAGLYYKAKDRLS, via the coding sequence ATGAAACTCGAATCATTCTGGCAAGCCACAGCACCCACCTTTAGCGGCGCAGCCACTGGCGCACTGCCGAGCACCGCTGAGGTGGTGGTGATCGGCGGCGGCTTTACTGGCGTCTCGACGGCGCTCAACCTGGCACGCAGCGGCATCAACGTGGTGCTGCTGGAGAGCGGCGAGGTAATGAGCCAGGCGTCGGCGCGTAACGGTGGACACTGCAATACCGGCGTGGCGCAGAACTTTGCCTCGCTGGTGGAGAGCCAGGGAATCGAGCAGGCCAGCCGCTTCTATCGCGCCTATGACGACGCGGTGAGCTACGTCGAACAGCTGGTGCGCGAAGAGCAGATTGATTGCGATTTCCGCCTGTGCGGCAAGCTGAAACTCGCCAGCAAAGCCTCGCATTTTCCTGGTCTGCGCAGCGCGTGGCAGATGATGCGCGACACCGTCGATCCGGAAATCGAGCTGATTAGCAAAGATGAGATTCGCCGTGAAGTGGGCAGCGATGCCTTTCACGGTGGTCTGCTGCAGAAGCGCGGCGGCCAGATGCACATGGGTAAGTTTGGTATCGGGCTGGCGGAAGCGGCGGCGCGCAGCGGGGCGAAAATCTTCCCGCATCACGCGGTGACCGGCCTAACGCGCCTTGACGGCTACCGCCACCGCGTTAGCACTGCGCAGGGCGAGATCATCGCCGACAAAGTGATGATGGCAACCGGCGTCTCCAACGAAGGGCCTTTCCCGTGGTTCCAGCGCCGCATCGTGCCGGTCGGCAGTTTTATTGTGGTGACGGAACCGCTCGGCGACGAACTGATCAATCAGGTGCTGCCGCAAGACCGCACCTATGTGACCTCGCTGAATATTGGCAACTACTTCCGTACCACGTCGGATCGTCGATTGGTGTTTGGTGGCCGCGCGCGCTTTGCGGTGAGTAATCCGACGTCGGACACACGCAGCGGTGACGTACTGCGTGCGGCGATGACCGCGCTGTTCCCGCAGCTGGGCAAGTCGCGCATCGATTACTGCTGGGGCGGCATGGTGGATATGACCGCCGACCGCTTGCCGCACGCCGGTGAACAGGATGGCGTGTTTTATTCAATGGGCTACAGCGGCCACGGTACGCAGATGTCGGTGTGGATGGGCCGCGTGATGGCCGATCTGCTGGCGGAAAAACGCAATGAAAATCCCTGGCAGCGCGATACCTGGCCTGCGCTGCCCGGTTACCACGGGAAACCGTGGTTTTTGCCCCTGGCGGGTTTGTATTACAAAGCCAAGGATCGGTTGTCGTGA
- the cbl gene encoding HTH-type transcriptional regulator Cbl, whose translation MNFQQLKIIREAARCEFNLTEVANTLFTSQSGVSRHIRDLEDELGVEIFIRRGKRLLGMTEPGKALLTIAERILDEAGKVRRLADVFTNETSGVLTIATTHTQARYSLPRVIKAFRQLYPNVRLELNQGSPQEIVAMLLAGEADIGIASEQLVNNSSLAAFPWFSWHHSLLVPHDHELLQHQPVTLASLSRYPLITYRQGITGRSRVDRAFQAAGLRPDIVLSAQDSDVVKTYVELGLGVGILADQACDIYEGEDLVKIDTHHLFDANTVWLGLKRGQLQRNYVWQFLELCNANLSLEEIKRQALSYETENEPAIDFQI comes from the coding sequence GTGAATTTCCAGCAACTTAAAATTATACGTGAAGCAGCCCGTTGCGAGTTCAACCTGACCGAAGTGGCGAATACATTGTTTACCTCCCAATCAGGAGTGAGCCGCCATATTCGCGATCTGGAAGATGAACTGGGCGTAGAAATTTTTATTCGTCGTGGCAAGCGACTGTTAGGCATGACCGAACCGGGCAAGGCGCTGTTGACCATTGCTGAGCGCATCCTTGATGAAGCGGGCAAAGTTCGCCGCTTAGCGGATGTGTTTACCAATGAGACCAGCGGTGTGCTGACCATCGCCACCACGCACACGCAGGCGCGTTACAGCCTGCCGCGCGTGATCAAAGCGTTTCGTCAACTCTATCCCAACGTACGTCTCGAACTGAATCAGGGATCGCCACAGGAGATCGTCGCCATGCTGCTGGCGGGTGAAGCCGACATCGGCATCGCCTCCGAGCAGTTGGTGAATAACAGCAGTCTCGCGGCGTTCCCGTGGTTCAGCTGGCATCACTCACTTTTAGTGCCGCACGATCATGAGCTGTTGCAGCATCAGCCGGTGACACTCGCCAGCCTTAGCCGCTATCCGCTGATCACCTATCGTCAGGGCATTACCGGCCGTTCGCGGGTCGATCGTGCGTTCCAGGCGGCAGGACTGAGACCGGATATCGTGCTCAGCGCACAGGATTCGGATGTGGTAAAAACCTATGTCGAGCTTGGTTTGGGCGTGGGGATTCTGGCCGATCAGGCGTGTGATATTTATGAAGGCGAAGATCTGGTCAAAATCGACACCCATCATCTGTTCGATGCCAACACTGTGTGGCTCGGCCTGAAACGCGGTCAGTTGCAGCGCAATTACGTTTGGCAGTTCCTTGAGCTGTGTAATGCCAACCTGTCGCTGGAAGAGATTAAGCGTCAGGCGCTCTCCTACGAGACCGAAAACGAACCGGCCATCGACTTTCAGATTTAA
- a CDS encoding ABC transporter substrate-binding protein, which translates to MSKFDKESDAVNPALARMLTEGSMSRRGLMKLLSAGAVMSSGLIAFPQMSFAATTPVKGGKLRAAMSNASATDTLDPAKGNNSGDYTRQFMVYSGLTELDKSLAVQPALAESIDSSDGITWQIKLRKGVTFHDGKPLTAKDVIYSLSRHKDPAVASNAFKLADQFKTFTAVNDNEVTLELAQANFDVPFMLASAPFLIVQDGTKDFSKGIGTGPFKLKEFTPGVRSVGVKNPNYFKPGLPHLDEVELLGVTDQAARVNALMSGDLHIVSTLSAADCNRIKATSDFGVLESKSGMYTNLIIRTDVKPGSNEDFVLAMKYLQPRDILVKTVLQGYGDVSNDTPVPPWHPLYNADLKPRPLDAEKAKFHIEKAGMKGATVEIITTPNIEGSVEGGQLIQQVSRSTGLNIKVRRVPYDGYWSTHWTKDPVGYGSINPRPTLDMLFSQFYLSTASNNESGWKNAQFDQLVVAARGEREQTKRKQMYGDMQKLIYDHCGTIIPTFISSTDGYSKKVGGVEAWPSGMMMGYRFHEFAWLNA; encoded by the coding sequence ATGAGTAAATTCGATAAAGAGTCTGACGCTGTAAATCCGGCCTTAGCCCGCATGCTGACCGAAGGGTCGATGTCGCGCCGTGGCCTGATGAAGTTGTTGTCTGCCGGTGCCGTGATGAGCAGCGGTTTGATCGCTTTCCCGCAGATGAGTTTTGCGGCAACCACCCCAGTGAAAGGTGGCAAGCTGCGCGCCGCCATGTCTAACGCCTCCGCCACCGACACGCTCGATCCGGCCAAAGGCAACAACAGCGGCGATTACACCCGTCAATTCATGGTCTACAGCGGTCTGACCGAACTGGATAAAAGCCTCGCGGTGCAACCGGCGCTGGCGGAATCCATCGACTCCAGCGACGGCATCACCTGGCAGATCAAACTGCGCAAAGGCGTCACTTTCCACGACGGCAAACCGCTGACCGCCAAAGATGTCATCTACTCGCTGAGCCGCCACAAAGATCCGGCGGTAGCGTCCAACGCCTTCAAGCTGGCCGATCAGTTTAAAACCTTCACCGCCGTGAATGACAATGAAGTCACGCTGGAGCTGGCGCAGGCCAACTTCGACGTGCCGTTTATGCTGGCCAGCGCGCCATTCCTAATCGTGCAGGACGGCACCAAAGACTTTAGCAAAGGCATCGGCACCGGCCCGTTCAAGCTGAAAGAGTTCACGCCGGGCGTGCGTTCAGTCGGTGTGAAAAACCCCAACTACTTCAAGCCGGGCCTGCCGCATCTGGATGAAGTCGAGCTGCTGGGCGTCACCGATCAGGCGGCGCGCGTCAATGCGCTGATGTCGGGCGATCTGCATATCGTCTCCACCCTGAGCGCCGCCGACTGCAACCGTATTAAAGCCACCTCGGATTTCGGTGTGCTGGAGAGTAAATCCGGCATGTACACCAACCTGATTATTCGCACCGACGTGAAGCCGGGCAGCAACGAAGATTTCGTGCTGGCGATGAAGTACCTGCAGCCGCGCGACATTCTGGTGAAAACCGTGCTGCAAGGCTACGGCGATGTCAGTAACGATACGCCGGTACCGCCGTGGCATCCGCTGTATAACGCCGATCTCAAACCGCGTCCGCTGGATGCCGAGAAAGCCAAATTCCACATTGAGAAAGCCGGCATGAAAGGCGCGACGGTGGAGATCATCACCACGCCAAACATTGAAGGCTCGGTGGAGGGCGGCCAGCTAATCCAGCAGGTTTCGCGCAGCACTGGTCTGAACATCAAAGTGCGTCGCGTGCCGTATGACGGTTACTGGTCAACGCACTGGACCAAAGATCCGGTCGGCTACGGCTCAATCAACCCGCGCCCGACGCTGGATATGCTGTTCTCGCAGTTCTATCTCTCCACCGCATCAAACAACGAATCGGGCTGGAAGAATGCACAGTTTGATCAGCTGGTGGTGGCGGCGCGCGGCGAGCGTGAACAGACCAAACGCAAGCAGATGTACGGTGACATGCAGAAGCTGATTTACGATCACTGCGGCACCATCATCCCAACCTTTATCAGCTCCACCGACGGTTACAGCAAGAAAGTCGGCGGCGTGGAAGCCTGGCCAAGCGGCATGATGATGGGTTACCGCTTCCATGAGTTTGCCTGGCTGAATGCCTGA
- a CDS encoding NAD-dependent succinate-semialdehyde dehydrogenase has protein sequence MSRIQLKDTELLRQQALFGGRWQDAHQGATLEVIDPGTQQPIATIPALGAAETEQAIDYAESVRVSWGKTPNGTRAALLEKWHQLIIDNADDLAIIMTAEQGKPLAEAKGEVLYGASFVKWFAEEARRIYGDTIPAPSDDRRILVLKQPVGVAAAITPWNFPIAMITRKVAPALAAGCPIIVKPSELTPLSALALAVLAERAGFPSGVLQVLTGLPTEIGSTLTASRTVRKISFTGSTRVGQLLMQQSADSIKRLSLELGGNAPLIVFDDAELDVTIPGVMASKFRNAGQTCVCANRILVQRGIYERFSERLLEAVSALKVGDGFSPESTIGPLINDRAVEKVNSHIDDALSQGATLLRGGISAPNGTFVEPTVLGNVTSSMRIAHEETFGPVAPLFVFDTEEEAIRMANDTPYGLGAYFFTENIRRAWRVAESLEFGMVGFNTGAISLDAAPFGGIKLSGLGREGSRYGIEEYLEQKTFHIGSL, from the coding sequence ATGTCGCGAATTCAACTGAAAGATACGGAATTACTGCGCCAGCAGGCGCTGTTTGGCGGTCGCTGGCAGGATGCGCATCAGGGCGCAACGCTTGAGGTGATCGATCCCGGCACGCAGCAGCCGATTGCCACCATTCCGGCATTGGGTGCGGCGGAAACCGAGCAGGCGATAGATTATGCTGAGTCGGTGCGCGTCAGCTGGGGCAAAACCCCCAACGGCACGCGCGCCGCGCTGCTGGAAAAATGGCATCAGCTGATTATCGATAATGCCGACGATCTGGCGATCATCATGACCGCCGAGCAGGGCAAACCGCTGGCGGAAGCCAAAGGCGAAGTGCTGTACGGCGCCAGTTTCGTGAAATGGTTCGCTGAAGAGGCGCGCCGTATCTACGGTGACACCATTCCCGCGCCGAGCGACGATCGCCGTATTCTGGTACTCAAGCAGCCGGTTGGCGTGGCGGCAGCAATCACGCCGTGGAACTTCCCGATTGCGATGATCACCCGCAAAGTCGCGCCCGCGCTGGCCGCAGGTTGCCCGATTATCGTTAAGCCGTCGGAGTTAACGCCGCTGTCGGCATTAGCGCTGGCGGTGTTGGCCGAACGCGCCGGTTTCCCCAGCGGTGTGTTGCAAGTGTTGACTGGCTTGCCGACCGAGATTGGCAGCACGCTGACCGCCAGCCGCACGGTGCGCAAAATCTCCTTTACCGGTTCCACCCGCGTCGGCCAGCTGTTGATGCAGCAGAGTGCCGACAGCATCAAGCGCCTGAGCCTGGAACTTGGCGGCAACGCGCCGCTCATTGTTTTTGATGATGCCGAGCTCGATGTGACCATTCCCGGCGTGATGGCGAGTAAATTCCGCAACGCCGGACAAACCTGCGTCTGCGCCAACCGCATTCTGGTGCAACGCGGCATCTATGAGCGCTTCAGTGAACGCCTGCTGGAGGCGGTATCCGCGCTGAAAGTCGGTGACGGATTTTCGCCGGAAAGCACCATAGGGCCGCTGATCAACGACCGCGCCGTCGAGAAAGTTAACAGCCATATCGACGATGCACTCAGCCAGGGCGCGACCTTGTTGCGCGGCGGCATCAGCGCGCCAAACGGCACCTTTGTCGAGCCCACCGTGTTGGGCAATGTGACTAGCAGCATGCGTATTGCACATGAAGAAACCTTCGGCCCGGTAGCACCGCTGTTTGTCTTCGACACGGAAGAAGAGGCGATCCGCATGGCGAATGACACGCCTTATGGACTTGGAGCTTATTTCTTTACCGAGAATATTCGCCGGGCATGGCGCGTGGCAGAATCATTAGAATTTGGCATGGTCGGATTTAATACCGGTGCAATTTCATTAGACGCCGCACCCTTTGGCGGAATTAAATTATCCGGGTTAGGTCGGGAAGGATCGCGTTACGGTATTGAAGAGTATTTAGAACAGAAGACGTTTCATATTGGCAGTCTTTAA
- a CDS encoding ABC transporter permease: protein MNTLLLPVRLFQSLSLSGRIGLLISLFWLLMALFGNQLAPHNVEDIGGGPMLGGMTSANLLGTDYLGRDILSRILYGAKFSIGLALTAALCASIVGTLLALLAAVAGRWLEEVLGRVNDALLVLPGKVLSLMIVAVFGSSLPMLILTAIFTYWPGAFRIAFAMASSLRNMDYVRASRLRGESRWYVAIHDILPNMVHPMLTDFGLRFVYIVLLLSGLSFLGLGVQPPYADWGTLVRENIQGLFNGSPAVLMPAVAIASLTIGANLFIDSLQQMRPLTLAKEGA, encoded by the coding sequence ATGAATACGTTACTGCTGCCTGTACGTCTGTTTCAGTCGCTGTCGCTTTCGGGCCGCATCGGACTGCTGATCTCGCTGTTTTGGCTGCTGATGGCGCTGTTTGGTAACCAACTGGCGCCGCATAACGTCGAAGACATTGGCGGCGGGCCGATGCTCGGTGGCATGACGTCTGCCAACCTACTCGGCACCGATTATCTGGGGCGCGATATCCTCAGCCGCATTCTCTACGGCGCGAAATTCTCCATTGGCCTGGCGCTCACCGCCGCGCTGTGCGCCAGCATCGTTGGCACCTTGCTGGCGCTGCTGGCGGCGGTTGCCGGGCGCTGGCTGGAAGAGGTGCTGGGGCGTGTTAACGATGCGCTGCTGGTGCTGCCGGGCAAAGTGCTGTCGCTGATGATTGTCGCGGTGTTCGGTTCATCGCTGCCGATGCTGATCCTCACCGCCATCTTCACTTACTGGCCGGGCGCGTTCCGTATCGCCTTCGCCATGGCCAGCAGCTTGCGCAATATGGATTACGTGCGTGCCTCGCGTCTGCGCGGGGAAAGCCGCTGGTACGTGGCGATCCACGACATCCTGCCCAATATGGTGCACCCGATGCTCACTGACTTCGGCCTGCGCTTTGTCTATATCGTGCTGCTGTTGAGCGGCTTGAGTTTCCTTGGCCTCGGCGTGCAACCGCCGTATGCCGATTGGGGCACGCTGGTACGTGAAAACATTCAGGGCCTGTTTAACGGTTCGCCAGCGGTGCTGATGCCAGCAGTGGCTATCGCCAGCCTGACCATTGGCGCGAACCTGTTTATCGACAGCCTGCAGCAGATGCGTCCGTTGACGCTGGCGAAGGAGGGAGCATGA